One genomic segment of Sminthopsis crassicaudata isolate SCR6 chromosome 4, ASM4859323v1, whole genome shotgun sequence includes these proteins:
- the MEIOC gene encoding meiosis-specific coiled-coil domain-containing protein MEIOC isoform X4 — MLTGSTSFYDCYKSQSEDNVDLRQTYTPLSSSTEYSSSVDSSLFYAPWSTYGDDIKQPTNSQINVKNRIQTERNDYGSETDLYGLVSNILEEQDKSQPYFAEGTCSSNLKSVWPVNTSRFADHHDLLSETKRPVDTAISQQAFYGGESVSAVEKQYLHSNNLTPQQKIDELYHGFTSLDLEEQWMYPSRSDHSNCYNIQTNDTAKTTFQEYPFIKNCFTPQAGLSDIMKESGVDTYPYGREKMCAKGLEAPLQQKRAEIFLSQFNRYNENADYCRYPEYSHPNKAKLNKCSNFSVQDNKKLANGTPETPAVETDTYTKLFQVKPTNQKKMEETIQDQQNFTFSKTTPHLTEKQFAKEAAFTADFGLKSEYGLKSHTACPGNNDFASVSEKAQFSKPEPQNSEYFKSVNLLSNSATSSGGINISRPTWMNVQTKNSTPVPYRNQGNLMKLNSHLSAASKGGNHSSDFPQLSSTNLTQNSNLFQKYCQENPSAFSSFDFSYNGTERIQSVNHMEGLTKTGEESLFESVTDKKIKQPNGFCDNYSAQQYGIIENVNKHNFQAKPQSGHYDPEEGQKHLDGLSQNTYQDLLESQGHYNSHRQGSGDNNIVNNRVNRTQASCFSNNYMMGDLRHNQSFQQLGSNGFPLRSTHPFGHSVVPLLDSYDLFSYDDLSHLYPYFNDMMYGDNSFSGFVPTFGFQRPIKTRSGPASELHIRLEECYEQWRALEKERKKTELALAKNYPGKKVSSTNNTPIPRLTSNPSRVDRLIVDELREQARVVTLLGKMERLRSSPLHANISTALDRHLESIHIVQSRRKDEIVNASNRQRQGVPRCQDDRDVFALASAIKEMCVATRKARTTLWCALQMTLPKTASTAGQVDVEKALQDIVNCEDKVHESINSSNPMNQRGETNKH; from the exons ATGTTGACTGGCTCCACTTCCTTCTATGATTGCTACAAATCACAG AGTGAAGACAATGTAGATTTACGGCAGACATACACTCCACTTTCTTCATCCACAGAATATTCAAGTTCTGTTGATTCTTCCCTTTTCTATGCACCATGGTCAACATATGGAGATGATATCAAGCAACCTACTAATTCTCAAATCAATGTAAAGAACAG GATTCAGACTGAAAGAAATGACTATGGCAGTGAAACAGACTTATATGGACTTGTGTCTAACATTTTGGAAGAACAAGATAAGTCACAGCCATATTTTGCTGAGGG GACCTGCTCCTCCAACTTAAAGTCAGTTTGGCCCGTGAATACAAGCAGATTTGCAGATCACCATGACCTCTTGTCAGAAACTAAAAGGCCAGTAGATACAGCCATCTCTCAACAAGCTTTTTATGGTGGTGAATCTGTCTCAGCAGTGGAAAAGCAGTACCTGCACAGTAATAATCTCACACCACAACAGAAAATAGATGAACTTTATCATGGATTTACTAGCTTAGACCTTGAAGAGCAATGGATGTACCCCTCACGAAGTGATCATTCCAACTGTTACAATATTCAGACAAATGATACCGCTAAGACAACATTCCAAGAATATCCATTTATCAAAAACTGTTTTACACCACAAGCTGGCCTATCTGATATCATGAAAGAATCAGGGGTTGATACTTACCCttatggaagagagaaaatgtgtGCCAAAGGGCTTGAGGCACCATTACAGCAAAAAAGGGCAGAGATATTTCTTTCTCAATTCAATAGATACAATGAAAATGCAGATTATTGTAGATATCCAGAATATTCTCATCCTAATAAAGCTAAGCTAAATAAATGTTCAAATTTTAGTGTTCAAGATAACAAAAAATTAGCCAATGGAACACCTGAGACACCAGCTGTAGAAACAGACACATACACTAAATTATTTCAAGTTAAAccaacaaatcagaaaaaaatggaggagaCTATACAAGACCAACAGAATTTCACATTTTCAAAGACTACACCACATTTAACAGAAAAGCAGTTTGCAAAGGAAGCAGCATTCACTGCTGATTTTGGGTTAAAATCGGAATATGGACTGAAATCTCACACAGCTTGCCCAGGTAATAATGATTTTGCTAGTGTCTCAGAAAAAGCACAGTTTTCTAAACCTGAGCCCCAGaattctgaatattttaaatCAGTGAATTTATTATCAAATTCAGCAACATCTTCCGGAGGTATCAACATAAGTAGGCCAACCTGGATGAATgttcaaacaaaaaacagcacTCCTGTGCCATATCGAAATCAAGGTAACTTGATGAAATTGAATAGCCATTTAAGTGCAGCTTCAAAAGGTGGTAACCATTCTTCAGATTTTCCCCAACTATCATCTACAAATTTAACCCAAAATAGTAATTTGTTTCAGAaatattgccaagaaaatccttcAGCATTTTCTAGTTTTGATTTCAGTTACAATGGTACGGAAAGAATTCAGTCTGTCAATCATATGGAAGGACTGACTAAGACTGGTGAAGAAAGTCTTTTTGAATCAgttacagataaaaaaataaagcagccAAATGGATTTTGTGATAACTATTCAGCTCAGCAGTATGGGATCATTGAAAATGTGAACAAACATAATTTTCAAGCTAAACCCCAAAGTGGACATTATGATCCTGAGGAAGGACAGAAGCATTTAGATGGTTTATCTCAAAATACTTATCAAGATCTGTTGGAATCACAAGGTCACTATAATAGCCACAGACAGGGAAGTGGAGACAACAATATTGTTAATAACCGTGTGAATCGTACGCAAGCCTCATGCTTTTCTAATAATTACATGATGGGAGACTTAAGGCATAATCAGAGTTTTCAGCAACTTGGTTCAAATGGATTTCCTTTGCGATCTACCCATCCATTTGGCCATTCTGTTGTTCCACTATTGGATTCCTACGATTTGTTTTCTTATGATGATTTAAGTCACTTATATCCTTATTTCAATGACATGATGTATGGTGATAATTCCTTTTCTGGTTTTGTGCCAACGTTTGGATTTCAAAGACCAATTAAAACCCGAAGTGGACCAGCTAGTGAACTTCATATTCGTCTGGAAGAGTGCTATGAACAATGGAGAGcattagaaaaagagagaaaaaag ACTGAATTGGCTCTTGCCAAGAACTATCCAGGGAAGAAAGTTTCCAGTACTAATAACACTCCAATTCCAAGGCTGACCTCTAACCCATCAAGAGTTGATCGTCTAATTGTAGATGAACTACGAGAACAAGCCAGa GTTGTAACTTTACTTGGCAAAATGGAACGTCTTCGCAGCTCTCCCCTTCATGCCAATATTTCTACTGCTCTTGATAGACACTTGGAGTCTATTCACATTGTACAGTCACGTAGAAAGGATGAAATTGTAAATGCTTCAAATCGGCAAAGGCAAGGAGTTCCTAGATGCCAAGATGACAGAG atgtgtTTGCCCTTGCCTCAGCCATCAAAGAGATGTGTGTGGCTACTCGGAAAGCACGCACTACCCTGTGGTGTGCACTGCAGATGACCTTGCCCAAAACAGCCAGTACTGCTGGCCAAGTGGATGTGGAGAAGGCTTTACAGGATATAGTAAACTGTGAAGATAAAGTCCATGAAAGTATAAATAGCAGCAATCCTATGAACCAGAGAggtgaaacaaacaaacattaa
- the MEIOC gene encoding meiosis-specific coiled-coil domain-containing protein MEIOC isoform X2, protein MEVRGGGGPPGSYPKHSSPLEPEGGRTGGWRGVEPKVAFRGGANRCWNINADTSSRLTDVFNSVMLTGSTSFYDCYKSQSEDNVDLRQTYTPLSSSTEYSSSVDSSLFYAPWSTYGDDIKQPTNSQINVKNRIQTERNDYGSETDLYGLVSNILEEQDKSQPYFAEGTCSSNLKSVWPVNTSRFADHHDLLSETKRPVDTAISQQAFYGGESVSAVEKQYLHSNNLTPQQKIDELYHGFTSLDLEEQWMYPSRSDHSNCYNIQTNDTAKTTFQEYPFIKNCFTPQAGLSDIMKESGVDTYPYGREKMCAKGLEAPLQQKRAEIFLSQFNRYNENADYCRYPEYSHPNKAKLNKCSNFSVQDNKKLANGTPETPAVETDTYTKLFQVKPTNQKKMEETIQDQQNFTFSKTTPHLTEKQFAKEAAFTADFGLKSEYGLKSHTACPGNNDFASVSEKAQFSKPEPQNSEYFKSVNLLSNSATSSGGINISRPTWMNVQTKNSTPVPYRNQGNLMKLNSHLSAASKGGNHSSDFPQLSSTNLTQNSNLFQKYCQENPSAFSSFDFSYNGTERIQSVNHMEGLTKTGEESLFESVTDKKIKQPNGFCDNYSAQQYGIIENVNKHNFQAKPQSGHYDPEEGQKHLDGLSQNTYQDLLESQGHYNSHRQGSGDNNIVNNRVNRTQASCFSNNYMMGDLRHNQSFQQLGSNGFPLRSTHPFGHSVVPLLDSYDLFSYDDLSHLYPYFNDMMYGDNSFSGFVPTFGFQRPIKTRSGPASELHIRLEECYEQWRALEKERKKTELALAKNYPGKKVSSTNNTPIPRLTSNPSRVDRLIVDELREQARVVTLLGKMERLRSSPLHANISTALDRHLESIHIVQSRRKDEIVNASNRQRQGVPRCQDDRDVFALASAIKEMCVATRKARTTLWCALQMTLPKTASTAGQVDVEKALQDIVNCEDKVHESINSSNPMNQRGETNKH, encoded by the exons ATGGAGGTGAGAGGCGGAGGCGGCCCGCCCGGCTCCTACCCCAAGCACTCCAGCCCCCTCGAGCCCGAGGGGGGCAGGACAGGGGGATGGCGGGGTGTGGAG CCCAAAGTCGCTTTCCGTGGAGGTGCGAATCGCTGCTGGAACATTAATGCAGATACCAGCAGCCGATTAACTGATGTGTTCAACAGTGTGATGTTGACTGGCTCCACTTCCTTCTATGATTGCTACAAATCACAG AGTGAAGACAATGTAGATTTACGGCAGACATACACTCCACTTTCTTCATCCACAGAATATTCAAGTTCTGTTGATTCTTCCCTTTTCTATGCACCATGGTCAACATATGGAGATGATATCAAGCAACCTACTAATTCTCAAATCAATGTAAAGAACAG GATTCAGACTGAAAGAAATGACTATGGCAGTGAAACAGACTTATATGGACTTGTGTCTAACATTTTGGAAGAACAAGATAAGTCACAGCCATATTTTGCTGAGGG GACCTGCTCCTCCAACTTAAAGTCAGTTTGGCCCGTGAATACAAGCAGATTTGCAGATCACCATGACCTCTTGTCAGAAACTAAAAGGCCAGTAGATACAGCCATCTCTCAACAAGCTTTTTATGGTGGTGAATCTGTCTCAGCAGTGGAAAAGCAGTACCTGCACAGTAATAATCTCACACCACAACAGAAAATAGATGAACTTTATCATGGATTTACTAGCTTAGACCTTGAAGAGCAATGGATGTACCCCTCACGAAGTGATCATTCCAACTGTTACAATATTCAGACAAATGATACCGCTAAGACAACATTCCAAGAATATCCATTTATCAAAAACTGTTTTACACCACAAGCTGGCCTATCTGATATCATGAAAGAATCAGGGGTTGATACTTACCCttatggaagagagaaaatgtgtGCCAAAGGGCTTGAGGCACCATTACAGCAAAAAAGGGCAGAGATATTTCTTTCTCAATTCAATAGATACAATGAAAATGCAGATTATTGTAGATATCCAGAATATTCTCATCCTAATAAAGCTAAGCTAAATAAATGTTCAAATTTTAGTGTTCAAGATAACAAAAAATTAGCCAATGGAACACCTGAGACACCAGCTGTAGAAACAGACACATACACTAAATTATTTCAAGTTAAAccaacaaatcagaaaaaaatggaggagaCTATACAAGACCAACAGAATTTCACATTTTCAAAGACTACACCACATTTAACAGAAAAGCAGTTTGCAAAGGAAGCAGCATTCACTGCTGATTTTGGGTTAAAATCGGAATATGGACTGAAATCTCACACAGCTTGCCCAGGTAATAATGATTTTGCTAGTGTCTCAGAAAAAGCACAGTTTTCTAAACCTGAGCCCCAGaattctgaatattttaaatCAGTGAATTTATTATCAAATTCAGCAACATCTTCCGGAGGTATCAACATAAGTAGGCCAACCTGGATGAATgttcaaacaaaaaacagcacTCCTGTGCCATATCGAAATCAAGGTAACTTGATGAAATTGAATAGCCATTTAAGTGCAGCTTCAAAAGGTGGTAACCATTCTTCAGATTTTCCCCAACTATCATCTACAAATTTAACCCAAAATAGTAATTTGTTTCAGAaatattgccaagaaaatccttcAGCATTTTCTAGTTTTGATTTCAGTTACAATGGTACGGAAAGAATTCAGTCTGTCAATCATATGGAAGGACTGACTAAGACTGGTGAAGAAAGTCTTTTTGAATCAgttacagataaaaaaataaagcagccAAATGGATTTTGTGATAACTATTCAGCTCAGCAGTATGGGATCATTGAAAATGTGAACAAACATAATTTTCAAGCTAAACCCCAAAGTGGACATTATGATCCTGAGGAAGGACAGAAGCATTTAGATGGTTTATCTCAAAATACTTATCAAGATCTGTTGGAATCACAAGGTCACTATAATAGCCACAGACAGGGAAGTGGAGACAACAATATTGTTAATAACCGTGTGAATCGTACGCAAGCCTCATGCTTTTCTAATAATTACATGATGGGAGACTTAAGGCATAATCAGAGTTTTCAGCAACTTGGTTCAAATGGATTTCCTTTGCGATCTACCCATCCATTTGGCCATTCTGTTGTTCCACTATTGGATTCCTACGATTTGTTTTCTTATGATGATTTAAGTCACTTATATCCTTATTTCAATGACATGATGTATGGTGATAATTCCTTTTCTGGTTTTGTGCCAACGTTTGGATTTCAAAGACCAATTAAAACCCGAAGTGGACCAGCTAGTGAACTTCATATTCGTCTGGAAGAGTGCTATGAACAATGGAGAGcattagaaaaagagagaaaaaag ACTGAATTGGCTCTTGCCAAGAACTATCCAGGGAAGAAAGTTTCCAGTACTAATAACACTCCAATTCCAAGGCTGACCTCTAACCCATCAAGAGTTGATCGTCTAATTGTAGATGAACTACGAGAACAAGCCAGa GTTGTAACTTTACTTGGCAAAATGGAACGTCTTCGCAGCTCTCCCCTTCATGCCAATATTTCTACTGCTCTTGATAGACACTTGGAGTCTATTCACATTGTACAGTCACGTAGAAAGGATGAAATTGTAAATGCTTCAAATCGGCAAAGGCAAGGAGTTCCTAGATGCCAAGATGACAGAG atgtgtTTGCCCTTGCCTCAGCCATCAAAGAGATGTGTGTGGCTACTCGGAAAGCACGCACTACCCTGTGGTGTGCACTGCAGATGACCTTGCCCAAAACAGCCAGTACTGCTGGCCAAGTGGATGTGGAGAAGGCTTTACAGGATATAGTAAACTGTGAAGATAAAGTCCATGAAAGTATAAATAGCAGCAATCCTATGAACCAGAGAggtgaaacaaacaaacattaa
- the MEIOC gene encoding meiosis-specific coiled-coil domain-containing protein MEIOC isoform X3 has protein sequence MEPKVAFRGGANRCWNINADTSSRLTDVFNSVMLTGSTSFYDCYKSQSEDNVDLRQTYTPLSSSTEYSSSVDSSLFYAPWSTYGDDIKQPTNSQINVKNRIQTERNDYGSETDLYGLVSNILEEQDKSQPYFAEGTCSSNLKSVWPVNTSRFADHHDLLSETKRPVDTAISQQAFYGGESVSAVEKQYLHSNNLTPQQKIDELYHGFTSLDLEEQWMYPSRSDHSNCYNIQTNDTAKTTFQEYPFIKNCFTPQAGLSDIMKESGVDTYPYGREKMCAKGLEAPLQQKRAEIFLSQFNRYNENADYCRYPEYSHPNKAKLNKCSNFSVQDNKKLANGTPETPAVETDTYTKLFQVKPTNQKKMEETIQDQQNFTFSKTTPHLTEKQFAKEAAFTADFGLKSEYGLKSHTACPGNNDFASVSEKAQFSKPEPQNSEYFKSVNLLSNSATSSGGINISRPTWMNVQTKNSTPVPYRNQGNLMKLNSHLSAASKGGNHSSDFPQLSSTNLTQNSNLFQKYCQENPSAFSSFDFSYNGTERIQSVNHMEGLTKTGEESLFESVTDKKIKQPNGFCDNYSAQQYGIIENVNKHNFQAKPQSGHYDPEEGQKHLDGLSQNTYQDLLESQGHYNSHRQGSGDNNIVNNRVNRTQASCFSNNYMMGDLRHNQSFQQLGSNGFPLRSTHPFGHSVVPLLDSYDLFSYDDLSHLYPYFNDMMYGDNSFSGFVPTFGFQRPIKTRSGPASELHIRLEECYEQWRALEKERKKTELALAKNYPGKKVSSTNNTPIPRLTSNPSRVDRLIVDELREQARVVTLLGKMERLRSSPLHANISTALDRHLESIHIVQSRRKDEIVNASNRQRQGVPRCQDDRGTNQYSFFDVFALASAIKEMCVATRKARTTLWCALQMTLPKTASTAGQVDVEKALQDIVNCEDKVHESINSSNPMNQRGETNKH, from the exons ATGGAG CCCAAAGTCGCTTTCCGTGGAGGTGCGAATCGCTGCTGGAACATTAATGCAGATACCAGCAGCCGATTAACTGATGTGTTCAACAGTGTGATGTTGACTGGCTCCACTTCCTTCTATGATTGCTACAAATCACAG AGTGAAGACAATGTAGATTTACGGCAGACATACACTCCACTTTCTTCATCCACAGAATATTCAAGTTCTGTTGATTCTTCCCTTTTCTATGCACCATGGTCAACATATGGAGATGATATCAAGCAACCTACTAATTCTCAAATCAATGTAAAGAACAG GATTCAGACTGAAAGAAATGACTATGGCAGTGAAACAGACTTATATGGACTTGTGTCTAACATTTTGGAAGAACAAGATAAGTCACAGCCATATTTTGCTGAGGG GACCTGCTCCTCCAACTTAAAGTCAGTTTGGCCCGTGAATACAAGCAGATTTGCAGATCACCATGACCTCTTGTCAGAAACTAAAAGGCCAGTAGATACAGCCATCTCTCAACAAGCTTTTTATGGTGGTGAATCTGTCTCAGCAGTGGAAAAGCAGTACCTGCACAGTAATAATCTCACACCACAACAGAAAATAGATGAACTTTATCATGGATTTACTAGCTTAGACCTTGAAGAGCAATGGATGTACCCCTCACGAAGTGATCATTCCAACTGTTACAATATTCAGACAAATGATACCGCTAAGACAACATTCCAAGAATATCCATTTATCAAAAACTGTTTTACACCACAAGCTGGCCTATCTGATATCATGAAAGAATCAGGGGTTGATACTTACCCttatggaagagagaaaatgtgtGCCAAAGGGCTTGAGGCACCATTACAGCAAAAAAGGGCAGAGATATTTCTTTCTCAATTCAATAGATACAATGAAAATGCAGATTATTGTAGATATCCAGAATATTCTCATCCTAATAAAGCTAAGCTAAATAAATGTTCAAATTTTAGTGTTCAAGATAACAAAAAATTAGCCAATGGAACACCTGAGACACCAGCTGTAGAAACAGACACATACACTAAATTATTTCAAGTTAAAccaacaaatcagaaaaaaatggaggagaCTATACAAGACCAACAGAATTTCACATTTTCAAAGACTACACCACATTTAACAGAAAAGCAGTTTGCAAAGGAAGCAGCATTCACTGCTGATTTTGGGTTAAAATCGGAATATGGACTGAAATCTCACACAGCTTGCCCAGGTAATAATGATTTTGCTAGTGTCTCAGAAAAAGCACAGTTTTCTAAACCTGAGCCCCAGaattctgaatattttaaatCAGTGAATTTATTATCAAATTCAGCAACATCTTCCGGAGGTATCAACATAAGTAGGCCAACCTGGATGAATgttcaaacaaaaaacagcacTCCTGTGCCATATCGAAATCAAGGTAACTTGATGAAATTGAATAGCCATTTAAGTGCAGCTTCAAAAGGTGGTAACCATTCTTCAGATTTTCCCCAACTATCATCTACAAATTTAACCCAAAATAGTAATTTGTTTCAGAaatattgccaagaaaatccttcAGCATTTTCTAGTTTTGATTTCAGTTACAATGGTACGGAAAGAATTCAGTCTGTCAATCATATGGAAGGACTGACTAAGACTGGTGAAGAAAGTCTTTTTGAATCAgttacagataaaaaaataaagcagccAAATGGATTTTGTGATAACTATTCAGCTCAGCAGTATGGGATCATTGAAAATGTGAACAAACATAATTTTCAAGCTAAACCCCAAAGTGGACATTATGATCCTGAGGAAGGACAGAAGCATTTAGATGGTTTATCTCAAAATACTTATCAAGATCTGTTGGAATCACAAGGTCACTATAATAGCCACAGACAGGGAAGTGGAGACAACAATATTGTTAATAACCGTGTGAATCGTACGCAAGCCTCATGCTTTTCTAATAATTACATGATGGGAGACTTAAGGCATAATCAGAGTTTTCAGCAACTTGGTTCAAATGGATTTCCTTTGCGATCTACCCATCCATTTGGCCATTCTGTTGTTCCACTATTGGATTCCTACGATTTGTTTTCTTATGATGATTTAAGTCACTTATATCCTTATTTCAATGACATGATGTATGGTGATAATTCCTTTTCTGGTTTTGTGCCAACGTTTGGATTTCAAAGACCAATTAAAACCCGAAGTGGACCAGCTAGTGAACTTCATATTCGTCTGGAAGAGTGCTATGAACAATGGAGAGcattagaaaaagagagaaaaaag ACTGAATTGGCTCTTGCCAAGAACTATCCAGGGAAGAAAGTTTCCAGTACTAATAACACTCCAATTCCAAGGCTGACCTCTAACCCATCAAGAGTTGATCGTCTAATTGTAGATGAACTACGAGAACAAGCCAGa GTTGTAACTTTACTTGGCAAAATGGAACGTCTTCGCAGCTCTCCCCTTCATGCCAATATTTCTACTGCTCTTGATAGACACTTGGAGTCTATTCACATTGTACAGTCACGTAGAAAGGATGAAATTGTAAATGCTTCAAATCGGCAAAGGCAAGGAGTTCCTAGATGCCAAGATGACAGAGGTACCAATCAATATTCCTTCTTTG atgtgtTTGCCCTTGCCTCAGCCATCAAAGAGATGTGTGTGGCTACTCGGAAAGCACGCACTACCCTGTGGTGTGCACTGCAGATGACCTTGCCCAAAACAGCCAGTACTGCTGGCCAAGTGGATGTGGAGAAGGCTTTACAGGATATAGTAAACTGTGAAGATAAAGTCCATGAAAGTATAAATAGCAGCAATCCTATGAACCAGAGAggtgaaacaaacaaacattaa